The nucleotide window CTCATTATATCCGGTGAGCCAGCTATTGCAATTACTGAACCGTCATCCTGAGTAAGTCTCCACCTAGTATGTATATGGCCTAAAGCGTAATATCCAAAACCTTTAGGTAAACTTCCTAATTCCATTTGCCATGAACCATCATATGGCAATATCTGTTTTACTCCTTGATGTAGTAGTAGTATACTCCTACTAGACTTTGGCCTTAAAGCGGATAACGCGCTAACTAAGATACTTTTTGAAACTGTTGGAATATGAGGGATTCCATACACTTCAATGCCTTTTATTATGTATGGCTTCTCATAATTCAATATCTTAATTAAATCCAATTCACTTAAAATATTATGAGGAATGAGATAACCTTTCCTCTTTGGAGTGTCGTGGTCCCCCGGTATAGATAAGAATGGTATATTGACGTCTTTCAGCCTTTTTAGTATTTTAATAGCCATAACTAATGCATTTGTAGTAGGACTCGAAACGTCAAAAAGATCTCCAGAATGTATTATAACGTCAACGTGTTCCTTTATAGCAATATCAACTAGTTGTGAGAAAATATCGTAGATATCCTTCTCTCTTTCAACTAGAGAGTACTGCCTTTTTCCTAAATGAGTATCAGAAATATGTAAAATTTGTACCATTTTTAATCACCAATTTCTGTTCCAAAGTCAGCAAAACCTTTAGCTATTTTTTCACTTTCCTCGACTTTCTTCCATTCCCCTATCATGTCAGGGTCTGATCCAAGTAATTTTCCTTCAAACATATCTATCTTTACAACAGCAGGTAATTTTACTATTTTACCTATAATTATAGCCTCACCAACGTCTAAGGAGGACAATTGCTCAGCCAAATCTTCACTTAAATTATCACTTGACTCTAAGATGTATTTTTTATCAGTTGGTTCAATTATCTTTAAAATGATCTTATTGGTCATTTGACTTAATATATTTTCGTCCAAACCTTTAGGCCTTTGGCTTACTATTGTTAATCCAACTCCAAATTTTCTGCCCTCTCTTGCTATCCTGGACGCCCAGTACTTGGTTAATGTATTCTCGTTTTTAGACAAGAAAACGTGAGCTTCTTCTATTACAGCTATTATTGGGAATTTAAGGCCACTATTTTTGCTTCTTTTAAAATCTTTCCTAGAATCAAGGATTCTTCTTAAATAATGTGAGACTACTGCATCCATTGAGTCTTCATCTAATTGTGTTAGGCTTACAACGTTTACCTTACCTCTCTTTACTTTCTCAATTATATCTGAAGATGTAAGATCAATGACGTTTGAATACCTATCCATAAATTCTTCAAACTTATTCAGTACCTCATCCTTTGCACTACTCTTTTTATCACTATTTCCTTGAGTTTCCAATTCGTCTTTCATTAGTTCGTAAAATTGGCTATTTAGAGTAGAAAATGGTATTTGCCCTTCTTTTAGCTTTTCTCTTATACCATTTGTTACCTTTATGAAAGCTCTTCTTAAAATTCTGTACTGTATAATTGCATTCTCTCTTATTTCTAGTAACGTAGAAAATTCCCTTGGGGTCATATAAAGAGGGTTAAGTTTAGGTTCAATACGATTTAGATTCTTTATATCGCTATCATAGTACTCTCCATGATAATCGAATATAAGAACAGATCCACCAAGTTCAGAAATTCTTTGAGAAAGAACTGCTACTGTATTTGACTTCCCAGAACCAGTAGCTGCTAAAATAGCTAAATGCCTTGCAAAGGAATTTATATTTAATTTAACCTCCACATTTTTACCTATTAAGCTTCCTATTCTAATTTGGCCATCTTGAGAATAAATACTTTTTAACTCCTCATCTTCAGCCTCTCTAGCTGGGGTTCCAGCGAACGGGGGTATATCGGGCATTAAAAAGTGATTATTCATATCACATAACATTTTTACTTTAGCCTTTGTATAAACGGGTATGCTATTGTTGAATTGTTTTAATCTTTGAACGATTTCTATATCATTCATATTATCATCTAGCATAGGGCTACCTCTAGTCACGTTTGTTATTAGTCCAAGGGCCTTAACGTTATCATATTCTAGAACAACATAAGTTCCTAATCTAACAGGCCTTTCAGCTAGTATTAAAGCCTCTTGTGTTGTAGCTTGACCAATTACATAACCAATTATCATGTATAGATAAAATACTGCTGGCTTCCTAAAATGGCTTACTCATCGTAGAAGAGTAATACCTAGAAATGGAAAATTAAAAAGCAAAAATAGCTTTACAAGGCTTTGGCAACAGATTTAATTGTTTCTGAGATTTTTGCTTCTTGTTCGGCGAATGCGCATAGCATTTTTTCAATGTCTTCGTGTCCTTCTTGTTTTGCTGTCATTGCAACCTTATTATACTCACTCACGTGTTGTTCTTGCTCTTCTTTAGCCATTTCATTTAAGACTTTAGAAACCTTTGCTATCGTTTCTGCAATCTTAGCCTCTTGATCCGCAAAACTGCATAGCATTTTTTCAATGTCTTCGTGTCCTTCTTGTTTTGCTGTCATTGCAACCTTATTATACTCACTCACGTGTTGTTCTTGCTCTTCTTTAGCCATCTCCCCTACTATTCCTCTTAATTCTTGGTTCTTTAATAAGGTCTCGAAGATTGCCTTAGCATGCCCTAATTCTACTAATGCCTTCTCTCTTAATGCCTTAGCTTCTTCTTTCTTTCCTAATTGCTCTAATTTCTCAGCTACTAGCATTAATGACATAAAATCTTCTGCATTTGCTTTAAATAACTCCTTTAGACCCATTTCGGTTTCCTTTCCGAGAGCCATAACAAACACCTACATTAATATACTAATCCAAGGTTTATAAACTTTAATTATACTCTAACTTAATATTGTTATCATTCCATCACACATAATAATACTGTTCCAAGTTACTAGAAAGCTTACATAAAGAAGTACTAATTAAAATTATTAGTATATTCCTCCTATTTAAGCTTAACGTGATGAATAACTCCAATCCTGATCAATGATGTAGTAACTCGCGACTGAATTGCATTTATACCCATTTTTTAATATTCAAGTATATGATTTCGGTAAAAGAAATGAGGGCTTTGGAAATAAATAGTTCTGCTTTAGGCGTATCTACATTATTACTCATGGAGAATGCAGGTAGATCCGTTAAAGACGAAATAGTAAAGAGATTTAACGTAAAGGATAAGGTAGCATATGTTTATGTAGGACATGGTGGAAAAGGTGGTGACGGGTTAGTAGCGGCAAGACATTTAGCCGATGAAGGTGCTAAGGTAACCGTAATTTTATTGGGAGAAAATAAACACGAGGATGCAATCCTTAATCTTAATGTCATAGAAGAGATGGACTATTCAATAACGTTAGTTGAGATAAAGGATATGGATGAACTAAAGCCAATCTCTGCTGATATTTTAATCGATGCCATGTTAGGTACGGGATTCTCTGGAAAGCCAAGAGAACCGTTTAGAAGTGCGATAAAAGCGTTCAACAATAGTAAAGGGTTCAAGGTCTCTATAGACGTTCCCTCCGGGATAAATGCTGATACTGGTGAAGCATATGAAGACGAGTATGTTAAACCGGATCTGGTTGTCACCTTTCACGATATCAAACCTGGCTTATTAAAGTATAATTTCAATACTGTGGTTACGAAAATAGGTATTCCAGTAGAAGCCGAAATATATGTTGGGCCAGGGGATTTAATAGTTAACGCGCGTAGTAGACCTTATTACTCTAAGAAGGGTGATAGCGGAAGAGTACTAGTAATTGGAGGAAGTTACACTTTTAGTGGTGCTCCAACTCTAGCCGCTTTGGGTGCTTTGAGAGCTGGAGCTGACCTAGTTTATGTAGCATCACCAGAGGATACGGCTAGAATTATAGCGGGATACTCTCCAGACTTAATTACAATAAAATTAAGGGGAAAGAACATTTCTCCAGACAATTTTGAAGAATTGAAATTATGGATAGATAGAGCTGATGTGGTAGTTATAGGTCCGGGAATGGGTCTAGCTGAGGAGACTATTGAGGCTTCTAAACTAATTGTGAATTATCTTAAAGAGAAGAATAAGCTAGCTGTTATTGATGCTGATGCACTTAAGGCAATAAGTGGGTTCGATTTGTATGAGAATGCTGTAATAACACCTCATGCAGGCGAATTCAAAATATTCTTTGGAGAAGAACCAGATAAGAACATAAGAGATAGAATAAGCCAAGTAATTACTTATGCTAAGAAATGTAAATGTACAGTTCTACTTAAGGGTTATGTTGATATAATAAGTGATGGTAAAAGGTTTAAATTAAATAAAACTGGTAACCCAGGTATGACTGTAGGTGGGAGCGGGGATACGTTGACTGGTATAACAGCAACATTAATGGCTCAAAAAATCGAACCATTTATAGCCGCATATTTAGGGGTTTTCATAAATAGCCTAGCTGGAACTTTAGCATATAATAGGCTCGGAGCTCATTTGACACCTACTGACATAATAAATGAAATTCCAAATGTGATAAATAATCCCTTGGATTCTTTCAAAAGAAAATTGTATAAAAGAGTTTTAAGTTGAGTTTTGTCTCTTTATTATCTCTAATGATTTGTCAGCGTGTTCCTCTGCCTTCTTCAGATTTTTCAAGATATTTACTATTTTGCCATTCTCGTCTATTATGAAAGTCACTCTTTGGGCACTAGTCCCCCTTTCGTTTAACACACTATAAAGTTTCGATATTGTTTTCTGATCATCGGCAACTATTGGGAATTTAGCTCCATATTTCTCTGCGAATTTTTTCTGAGTATCAATTTTATCTACACTAACGCCTATTACCTCAGCATTCAATTTTTTGAATTCGTCATAGAGTTCAGTAAATCTTTGTAGTTCCCTTGTACAACCACTGGTAAAGGATTTTGGGTAGAAGTATAATATTACTTTTTTTCCTCTAAAATCTGATAACTTAATTTTTCCGAGAGTGGATTCAGCCTCGAAATCTGGTGCTTCTTCTCCTACGTTCATACTAATTTAACTCTTGCGTAATTCGGATATAAGAATTTAGACAAAATATTTTTACTTCTTACTCATAGTCAGTTAGTAAAATGAGAATCATACCACGCACTATGTCAACACAACATCCCGATAATGCAAAAGTACCAGAGTGGGCAAAAAGCGAAGTTATTGAAGGAGAAGACGAAGTTAAAGAAGCCTTCCTAGCTTATAGTATGTATGGAGTTCATGAGGTAATGTGGGATGCTGAGGGAAAAGATGTAGATACTCATGTGGTAAGAAAGTTATTGTCAAATTATCCAGACTACTTTAGAGAACATATTTTAGGTAAAGATCTGTTTCTAACTTATAGGTTACCTAACCCAAAGGTGGAAGGTGCTGATAGAAAAGTTTTTGCCGAAACCATGGAGAGTATTCCAATAACTTATGATTTGGCAGAGAAATTTTACGGTAATGGGATTACGATACCAGTTTTTGAAGTAATTTTACCAATGACAACTAGTAGTTTAGAGATAATAAGTGTGGCTAGGTATTACGAAAAGGCAGTTGCAAATGAAGATGAACTAGAACTTTACGATGGTGTAAAAGTAAAGGATTTAGTTGGAGAAATATATCCTAAAGTAATAGAAGTTATACCACTAGTCGAAGATAGGGACTCTCTTCAAAATATTAACAATATAGTGGAGGGGTATTATAAGGTAATTAAACCTAAGTATATGAGAGTCTTTTTAGCCAGATCGGATCCAGCAATGAATTATGGAATGATAACAGCTGTTCTGTCAGTAAAGATTGCCTTAAGCGAGTTATACAAACTTTCAGAATCGTTAAACTTTGAAATATATCCAATAATTGGTGTTGGTTCACTTCCATTTAGAGGTCATTTATCTCCTGAAAACTATGAAAAAGTATTGGAAGAGTATAAGGGAGTTTATACATATACGATTCAATCAGCGTTTAAGTATGACTATGATTACGACAAAGTAAAAAGTGCTATTTCTTCAATAAATAACTCAAGGATTAGCCCAGCTAGAATATTGGAAAAGTATGAGGAGGATGTTCTAAGAAAGATAACGATCTTATATACTGAACGTTACCAGCCAATTATAGAAAGTCTTGCAAACGCTATAAATGACGTCTCCGTGTTACTTCCTAGAAGAAGGGCCAGAAAACTTCATATTGGTCTTTTTGGATATTCTAGAAGCGCAGGCAAGGTTAGCTTACCTAGGGCAATCTCTTTCGTGGGTTCATTATATTCAATAGGAATACCACCAGAACTAATAGGAATTTCGTCTTTAAGCAATTTAGATGAGAAAGAATGGGATATATTCAAACAGAATTACGTTAATTTTAAACATGATCTACAAACTGCTGCGAGATTCCTTAATTGGGAGTCGTTCAAATTAATTAAGGATATATGGAAAATTAGTGAGGATACTATAGCAAAGATCAAGGAAGATATCGATTACGCTGAGAGCGTGATAGGCATAAAATTAGGCGGCATAGATTACGATAGTAGAAAACACATCCTAATGTCTTCGCTATTTTTACTATCATTTAAAGAGAAAATACTTCAAGAATCTAAGAAGTATTTATATGAGATGGCATTAATTAGAAGATCCTTGGGATGAGAATACTAGTAAACGGTCTACTACCACTGGATTCGGGTAAGACAACGTTTTCATTATCCATAATTAGACTATTTAATCAAGTAGGAATCAGATTGTTTCCATTCAAGCCAATTGCCGGGCATAATGCTTGGTATAGCTTTAACACTCTCATAAGGAGTGAAGAGTTAGGAATATTGGTTGGGAATGATGCTTTAAAGTATTATGATGAAACAAAATATGATATTAGGAGAATTAATCCATTTGCTGTCCTTTTCGTTCCTATAGATTTGGAAAAGATAAGCTACAACGTATCTCTATATAATATGATAATGGAGTATGGATTTCCATATTTAATAAGGTTAAGTGACTGCATTAATGGGACAGATCAGTATTTTGTAAACAGTAGTGCAGATATATATGTGCCGAAATCAATGCTGAAATTTACTAGAAACCTAGCCCTAAAATTTAACGCAAAATTATATGATAAAATGAGAGAGATAATAGACGCTTCTCCACAACTAGTAGACAATTGTACTATAGATGTATTTAGAAACTATGAAAACGTGATAATAGAGTCCTATAATGACTCGGCTTCTCCTACTTATAATTCGACTAACGTAGATTACGTATTTACAGTCTCCCCTACAAAAGCGTTTCTCATAAAAGGTCAGGAATTTAAGAAGGCCTTATCGTTATTTTCAATCCCGCCATGGAATGTTAGAGTCTCCACTCTTATGAAGTATCTAAAAATAGGGAAAAGTTTTGAAATAGATGTAGGAGAAAGAGTTGCTAAAGACGAGATTCTAGATATATTACTTAAGTCTTAGAGTTTTTTCTCTACCTCAAAAGCTAATCCCTTGTCGGGTACGTACAATTTTCCAATGCGTTTTAGTACAGATGCAGCTACTCCCAATCCTCTTTGAATATCTGGATCCTTTAACAACTTGTAAATTTCCCAAATACTGGTTATGGGTTTTACATTTTCGGTTTTTAAGGCTTCTCCAGTTGCAGAAACCAATAAAGTATAATATTTGAAGTTAGTTAGATCTATTCTTGACAGATCATTAATGATCTCCTCCCAATGGTTAATTAGGTTTAATGTGAAATCATTTATTAGAGCATTTATTATCTTTCCTAAGCTTTCTTCATCTTCTAATAGTCCAATTATGGGGTCTAAAATTCCTTTGCTCCTAACTTTATCTATAAGATTTATTAAAAATTGTATATTGTATATATTGTCCTCATTAATAAATAACTTAGTGGTCTTTATGACTTTATCCCAATTCACTAATAATTCTAAAACATCATCACTAGTAAGTGACCCTATTATCTTTCCTATTGTGTTTTCATCTTCTAATATTCCTTTAATTACGTCAAGTATGCCAAGTCTATCAGTAGTGTTAATTACGTCTAGGATTTTGTTAAGACTGTTAAGTTTTTCATCTTTCAGTAAATTGTCTAAAGCATAGAATTCTCCATTAGTCACTTTAATTCACCAGCTCGCTAGGAACTTTTCTAACGCCATATCTCCTTTAGTCCAAATGAAATACTTATGGAATAATTCCTTCTTTATATGATTTATTGGTGAAGGAGCAGCTATTGAAGTAGTTCCTCCATACCATGTATCATCTTTTACAGCTATTCCAAATCCTTCAAAGGGATTATCCGCAACACATATTATAGTAGGATAATATTGATCAACTTTTACTTGTACTCCTAATCTCGTAGCTAAATGTTGTGCTGCAATATTTCCAGTCTTTACTGCTAAATAACCTAATTTAGGCACTGTAAGAGAATTTGCATCACCTACTGCGTAAACGTTATCATAATTTATTGAGACCATATTGAGATCTGTTGGAACAAATCCACCATCATCAATTAAGTCTGGTGTAGAGTTCTTTAAGGCTGGATTCCCAGTATACGGTGGAATTAATATGGTTAGGTCAGCTTTAATTGTCTTCCCAGCCTCATCTGCTATCTCATTCTCTCTAATTTCTTTTATCCTAAAGTTGTCAACTAGTTCAATCCCCATTTGCTTATACATTTCTCTAACTATCTTTCTTGACATTGTAGATAGATCTGACAAATATTCACCGGGTGAGAATACGACAAACTTTACCTTATTTAACATTCCTTTCTTCTTAAAGTACCCTGATAACATTAATGACATTTCGAATATTGGTCCTTCACAAGCTGCATCTGCAACTGGTACATAATTCTCTGGGACTTTAGGCTTTGGACTCTTCCCTTGATAAAATAATCCAGATCCTATTGCAATTGTTCCACCTTTGAAATCCTTTAATTTTTCTCTCAACTTCAGAGCATAATCCAGTTCACAAACGCTATAACCATACTTGTCCCATCCCTTAACGAGTTCGGTACCTAGATGAGCTCCCAGGGCTATAATTAGATAGTCATAGTCTTCTTCTGCCTTGTCCCCATCTGGTTTAGTGTAATATACAAGACCACCGCTAGCATCTATTTTCTCTACTGTACCTTGCTGAAAGTTTATTCTTTTTTCGGGTAGCGCTTTAGTTAGATCTACCATTACGTCATTCTCATTAATTACTCCAGTAGCGACATGAGGTAATGCTGGTCTGAAGTAAGAAAATCTGGTATTGTTAATGACTTTAATTTCGGCTTTGTTGCCAGCTAATCTTTTTAGAGCATATGCAGCACTTAATCCACCAAACCTAGCTCCTAAAACAAGAACTTTCGTCATACTTCTCAATCTCATTAATTTAATTTAAAGTTAATAAATGTTTGTTTCTATAAACTTTAATCTCTCCCTTTTTATAAAGTCATCATTAACTATTTCATTTTGTTAAAAATGTAAAAAAGCTTATAACTTTTTGAACCAGTAATTAGTTATGCAGCAGTTAATAGATAAGTTCATAAATGTAAAAGGACGTAAAATTCATTACATCGAGAGTGGAGACGGTTCTCTTGTTCTTTTATTTCATGGTGCGAGGTTCAACGCAAGAACGTGGGTAGAGACTAATACAGTTGACTCAATTTCGAGTATAGGGTACAAGGCAATTTCGGTGGACCTTCCGGGATTTGGATCTTCCGAAAAGATTGAAGGCATTAGTCTCTCAGAGTTCATAAATCTCTTCATGAATTCTCTAGGTATCGATAAGGCAATATTGCTGGGTGCCTCAATGGGTGGGAAGGCAGTACTAGAATTTAGTCTTAAATATACTGAATCTGTTTCTGGGCTAGTACTAGTAGGTGCTGTGGGTGTAGAGGAGTTTGAGGTTCAATTATCAAAACTAAATAAGATTCCCTTACTATTAATTTGGGGTTCTCGTGATACCGTTTCTCCTAAAAGAAATTATAAGTTAATATTAGATAAAGTCAAAAATGCGAAACTAGAAATTGTAGGTAAAAATCACGCTTGTTATTTAGATGATCCAAACACGTTTAATGAAAAAATTGTTAATTTTCTCAAGGGGATGAAATGAGTGATAGAGAGGAATTAAGCGCTAAACTTAGGATAATATTGAGGGATATAAGATATCTTACTGTTCTAAAACACTTGAAAATTGCTAATGTAGACTATGGTAAGTCGATAATGCTAAACACTAAGATTCCATTGACTGAGATAGTTGAGATATTGGATGACCTTGAAAAATTAGGTTTAATAGAGAGAGTTCACGGTGCAACC belongs to Saccharolobus solfataricus and includes:
- the mre11 gene encoding DNA double-strand break repair protein Mre11, encoding MVQILHISDTHLGKRQYSLVEREKDIYDIFSQLVDIAIKEHVDVIIHSGDLFDVSSPTTNALVMAIKILKRLKDVNIPFLSIPGDHDTPKRKGYLIPHNILSELDLIKILNYEKPYIIKGIEVYGIPHIPTVSKSILVSALSALRPKSSRSILLLHQGVKQILPYDGSWQMELGSLPKGFGYYALGHIHTRWRLTQDDGSVIAIAGSPDIMREEEIEGYEKFGKGAYLIDFSKDLPILSTINITVRPQKVVTINTKNIKKDILTIRDDLIEHNKSENNKPILHIIVEGERMRKDLLYKELLPLNDVALYYRIYKDETTQTVDNLSYTLPRDKGLDKIIIEYLTKYEKFSEDEANLILQMIKNVESDEIVNEILKKLTGVNL
- the herA gene encoding DNA double-strand break repair helicase HerA, whose product is MIIGYVIGQATTQEALILAERPVRLGTYVVLEYDNVKALGLITNVTRGSPMLDDNMNDIEIVQRLKQFNNSIPVYTKAKVKMLCDMNNHFLMPDIPPFAGTPAREAEDEELKSIYSQDGQIRIGSLIGKNVEVKLNINSFARHLAILAATGSGKSNTVAVLSQRISELGGSVLIFDYHGEYYDSDIKNLNRIEPKLNPLYMTPREFSTLLEIRENAIIQYRILRRAFIKVTNGIREKLKEGQIPFSTLNSQFYELMKDELETQGNSDKKSSAKDEVLNKFEEFMDRYSNVIDLTSSDIIEKVKRGKVNVVSLTQLDEDSMDAVVSHYLRRILDSRKDFKRSKNSGLKFPIIAVIEEAHVFLSKNENTLTKYWASRIAREGRKFGVGLTIVSQRPKGLDENILSQMTNKIILKIIEPTDKKYILESSDNLSEDLAEQLSSLDVGEAIIIGKIVKLPAVVKIDMFEGKLLGSDPDMIGEWKKVEESEKIAKGFADFGTEIGD
- a CDS encoding peroxiredoxin, with product MNVGEEAPDFEAESTLGKIKLSDFRGKKVILYFYPKSFTSGCTRELQRFTELYDEFKKLNAEVIGVSVDKIDTQKKFAEKYGAKFPIVADDQKTISKLYSVLNERGTSAQRVTFIIDENGKIVNILKNLKKAEEHADKSLEIIKRQNST
- a CDS encoding alpha/beta fold hydrolase codes for the protein MQQLIDKFINVKGRKIHYIESGDGSLVLLFHGARFNARTWVETNTVDSISSIGYKAISVDLPGFGSSEKIEGISLSEFINLFMNSLGIDKAILLGASMGGKAVLEFSLKYTESVSGLVLVGAVGVEEFEVQLSKLNKIPLLLIWGSRDTVSPKRNYKLILDKVKNAKLEIVGKNHACYLDDPNTFNEKIVNFLKGMK
- a CDS encoding ATPase is translated as MRILVNGLLPLDSGKTTFSLSIIRLFNQVGIRLFPFKPIAGHNAWYSFNTLIRSEELGILVGNDALKYYDETKYDIRRINPFAVLFVPIDLEKISYNVSLYNMIMEYGFPYLIRLSDCINGTDQYFVNSSADIYVPKSMLKFTRNLALKFNAKLYDKMREIIDASPQLVDNCTIDVFRNYENVIIESYNDSASPTYNSTNVDYVFTVSPTKAFLIKGQEFKKALSLFSIPPWNVRVSTLMKYLKIGKSFEIDVGERVAKDEILDILLKS
- a CDS encoding NAD(P)/FAD-dependent oxidoreductase, translating into MRLRSMTKVLVLGARFGGLSAAYALKRLAGNKAEIKVINNTRFSYFRPALPHVATGVINENDVMVDLTKALPEKRINFQQGTVEKIDASGGLVYYTKPDGDKAEEDYDYLIIALGAHLGTELVKGWDKYGYSVCELDYALKLREKLKDFKGGTIAIGSGLFYQGKSPKPKVPENYVPVADAACEGPIFEMSLMLSGYFKKKGMLNKVKFVVFSPGEYLSDLSTMSRKIVREMYKQMGIELVDNFRIKEIRENEIADEAGKTIKADLTILIPPYTGNPALKNSTPDLIDDGGFVPTDLNMVSINYDNVYAVGDANSLTVPKLGYLAVKTGNIAAQHLATRLGVQVKVDQYYPTIICVADNPFEGFGIAVKDDTWYGGTTSIAAPSPINHIKKELFHKYFIWTKGDMALEKFLASW
- a CDS encoding bifunctional ADP-dependent NAD(P)H-hydrate dehydratase/NAD(P)H-hydrate epimerase, with product MISVKEMRALEINSSALGVSTLLLMENAGRSVKDEIVKRFNVKDKVAYVYVGHGGKGGDGLVAARHLADEGAKVTVILLGENKHEDAILNLNVIEEMDYSITLVEIKDMDELKPISADILIDAMLGTGFSGKPREPFRSAIKAFNNSKGFKVSIDVPSGINADTGEAYEDEYVKPDLVVTFHDIKPGLLKYNFNTVVTKIGIPVEAEIYVGPGDLIVNARSRPYYSKKGDSGRVLVIGGSYTFSGAPTLAALGALRAGADLVYVASPEDTARIIAGYSPDLITIKLRGKNISPDNFEELKLWIDRADVVVIGPGMGLAEETIEASKLIVNYLKEKNKLAVIDADALKAISGFDLYENAVITPHAGEFKIFFGEEPDKNIRDRISQVITYAKKCKCTVLLKGYVDIISDGKRFKLNKTGNPGMTVGGSGDTLTGITATLMAQKIEPFIAAYLGVFINSLAGTLAYNRLGAHLTPTDIINEIPNVINNPLDSFKRKLYKRVLS
- the ppcA gene encoding phosphoenolpyruvate carboxylase gives rise to the protein MRIIPRTMSTQHPDNAKVPEWAKSEVIEGEDEVKEAFLAYSMYGVHEVMWDAEGKDVDTHVVRKLLSNYPDYFREHILGKDLFLTYRLPNPKVEGADRKVFAETMESIPITYDLAEKFYGNGITIPVFEVILPMTTSSLEIISVARYYEKAVANEDELELYDGVKVKDLVGEIYPKVIEVIPLVEDRDSLQNINNIVEGYYKVIKPKYMRVFLARSDPAMNYGMITAVLSVKIALSELYKLSESLNFEIYPIIGVGSLPFRGHLSPENYEKVLEEYKGVYTYTIQSAFKYDYDYDKVKSAISSINNSRISPARILEKYEEDVLRKITILYTERYQPIIESLANAINDVSVLLPRRRARKLHIGLFGYSRSAGKVSLPRAISFVGSLYSIGIPPELIGISSLSNLDEKEWDIFKQNYVNFKHDLQTAARFLNWESFKLIKDIWKISEDTIAKIKEDIDYAESVIGIKLGGIDYDSRKHILMSSLFLLSFKEKILQESKKYLYEMALIRRSLG